Proteins found in one Pyxidicoccus trucidator genomic segment:
- the alaS gene encoding alanine--tRNA ligase, with translation MPSALTASQIREAFLKFFEERGHSRVASSSLVPANDPTLMFTNAGMVQFKDVFTGREKRDYKRATTSQKCVRAGGKHNDLDNVGFTARHHTFFEMLGNFSFGDYFKPEAIAYGWEFVTKTLGLDTSRLAVTVFNGEGGTPWDEEAFELWAKQGVPRERIYKLGLKDNFWAMGDTGPCGPCSEIHYFQGNDIACAEEAEGKKCQGVACDCDRWLEIWNLVFMQFERKEKDAPLIPLPKPSIDTGAGLERIASVVQGKRSNYETDLFQNIIAKVSELSGKPYSQEGGASLRVVADHSRAAAFLIADGVQPSNEGRGYVLRRIMRRAIRHGTQLDLEDVFFFKVVDRVIELMGDAYPELRESRTFILEVCRHEETSFRQTLSRGLKLIEEELAKLQKAGGKQLSGEVVYLLHGTYGFPWDLTQIIARERGLDVDLKRFEELLKEEADRNKFTGSGDKGIGDIYLKLLERLGPTEFLGYEGEGHEGEGSIRAILKDGAELTQATQGETVELVLDRTPFYGESGGQVGDTGRIVGHGGKAVAQVKDAQRPVAGLVVHSVEVTEGTFKVGDMVQAGVNVERRKSIRANHSATHLLHKALKLVLGEHVKQAGSVVAPDYLRFDFSHFSPATPEQLEKVEDLVNGWIRDNPSAETRVMKLEDAKKSGAVAMFGEKYGETVRVVTVHPESTELCGGTHVRRSGDIGLFRITSEGGVASGVRRIVALTGVGALQYVREQEHELRHAAELLKTSPKDLSKRVEATQKRVKELERKLEEVAVKAQTAGSKDLLEQAREVNGMKVLATQVDSADDSVLRGMADQLRDRIRSGVVAIGGEKDGRAIILVAATKDVVARGINAGALVREMAKEVGGKGGGKADMAQAGGPDAAKLPAALEKLYELVKGAGAA, from the coding sequence ATGCCTTCCGCCCTCACCGCCTCCCAGATTCGCGAGGCGTTCCTCAAGTTCTTCGAGGAGCGTGGTCACAGCCGCGTCGCCTCCTCGTCGCTGGTCCCCGCCAATGACCCGACGTTGATGTTCACCAACGCCGGCATGGTCCAGTTCAAGGACGTCTTCACCGGGCGCGAGAAGCGCGACTACAAGCGCGCCACCACCTCGCAGAAGTGCGTCCGCGCCGGTGGCAAGCACAACGACCTCGACAACGTGGGCTTCACCGCCCGGCACCACACGTTCTTCGAGATGCTCGGCAACTTCTCCTTCGGCGACTACTTCAAGCCCGAGGCCATCGCCTACGGCTGGGAGTTCGTCACCAAGACGCTCGGCCTGGACACCTCGCGCCTCGCCGTCACCGTGTTCAACGGCGAGGGCGGCACCCCCTGGGACGAAGAGGCCTTCGAGCTGTGGGCGAAGCAGGGTGTGCCCCGCGAGCGCATCTACAAGCTCGGCCTCAAGGACAACTTCTGGGCCATGGGCGACACCGGCCCGTGCGGCCCCTGCTCCGAAATCCACTACTTCCAGGGCAACGACATCGCCTGTGCGGAAGAGGCGGAGGGCAAGAAGTGTCAGGGCGTCGCATGTGACTGCGACCGCTGGCTCGAAATCTGGAACCTCGTGTTCATGCAGTTCGAGCGCAAGGAGAAGGACGCGCCGCTGATTCCGCTGCCCAAGCCGTCCATCGACACCGGCGCGGGCCTGGAGCGCATCGCGTCCGTCGTCCAGGGCAAGCGCTCCAACTACGAGACCGACCTCTTCCAGAACATCATCGCCAAGGTCAGCGAGCTGTCCGGAAAGCCCTACTCGCAGGAGGGCGGTGCGTCCCTTCGCGTGGTGGCGGACCACAGTCGCGCGGCGGCCTTCCTCATCGCCGACGGTGTGCAGCCCTCCAACGAGGGCCGCGGCTACGTCCTGCGCCGCATCATGCGCCGGGCCATCCGCCACGGCACCCAGCTGGACCTGGAGGACGTGTTCTTCTTCAAGGTCGTCGACCGCGTCATCGAGCTGATGGGCGACGCCTACCCCGAGCTGCGCGAGAGCCGCACCTTCATCCTCGAGGTCTGCCGTCACGAGGAGACCAGCTTCCGCCAGACGCTCAGCCGCGGCCTCAAGCTCATCGAGGAGGAGCTGGCGAAGCTGCAGAAGGCCGGGGGCAAGCAGCTCTCCGGTGAGGTGGTCTACCTGCTGCACGGCACCTACGGCTTCCCGTGGGACCTGACGCAGATCATCGCCCGCGAGCGCGGCCTCGACGTGGACCTGAAGCGCTTCGAGGAGCTCCTCAAGGAGGAGGCGGACAGGAACAAGTTCACCGGCTCCGGCGACAAGGGCATCGGTGACATCTACCTGAAGCTGCTGGAGCGGCTCGGGCCCACCGAGTTCCTCGGCTACGAGGGCGAGGGCCACGAGGGCGAGGGCAGCATCCGCGCCATCCTCAAGGACGGCGCCGAGCTGACCCAGGCCACCCAGGGCGAGACGGTGGAGCTGGTGCTGGACCGCACGCCCTTCTACGGCGAGTCCGGCGGCCAGGTGGGAGACACCGGCCGCATCGTCGGCCACGGTGGCAAGGCGGTGGCGCAGGTGAAGGACGCGCAGCGTCCGGTGGCGGGCCTCGTCGTCCACTCGGTGGAAGTCACCGAGGGCACCTTCAAGGTCGGCGACATGGTGCAGGCGGGCGTCAACGTGGAGCGGCGCAAGTCCATCCGCGCCAACCACTCCGCGACGCACCTCTTGCACAAGGCGCTCAAGCTGGTGCTCGGCGAGCACGTGAAGCAGGCGGGCTCCGTCGTCGCGCCGGACTACCTGCGCTTCGACTTCTCGCACTTCTCGCCGGCCACGCCGGAGCAGCTCGAGAAGGTGGAGGACCTGGTCAACGGGTGGATTCGCGACAACCCGTCGGCGGAGACGCGCGTCATGAAGCTGGAGGACGCGAAGAAGTCCGGCGCCGTCGCCATGTTCGGCGAGAAGTACGGCGAGACGGTGCGCGTCGTCACCGTGCACCCGGAGTCCACCGAGCTGTGCGGCGGCACCCACGTGCGCCGCAGCGGTGACATCGGCCTGTTCAGGATTACCAGTGAGGGCGGCGTGGCGTCCGGCGTGCGCCGCATCGTCGCGCTCACCGGCGTTGGCGCGCTCCAGTACGTGCGCGAACAGGAGCACGAGCTGCGCCACGCGGCCGAGCTGCTGAAGACTTCCCCGAAGGACCTGTCCAAGCGCGTCGAGGCCACCCAGAAGCGCGTGAAGGAGCTGGAGCGCAAGCTGGAAGAGGTCGCCGTGAAGGCCCAGACGGCGGGCAGCAAGGACCTCCTGGAGCAGGCGCGCGAGGTCAACGGCATGAAGGTGCTGGCCACGCAGGTGGACTCGGCGGACGACAGCGTGCTGCGCGGCATGGCGGACCAGCTCCGAGACCGCATCCGCTCGGGTGTGGTGGCCATCGGCGGCGAGAAGGACGGCCGGGCCATCATCCTGGTGGCGGCCACCAAGGACGTGGTGGCCAGGGGCATCAACGCGGGCGCGCTGGTGCGGGAGATGGCCAAGGAAGTCGGCGGCAAGGGCGGCGGCAAGGCCGACATGGCGCAGGCCGGTGGCCCGGATGCCGCGAAGCTGCCCGCGGCGCTCGAGAAGCTGTACGAGCTGGTGAAGGGAGCGGGCGCGGCGTGA
- a CDS encoding IS4 family transposase, producing the protein MRASPINEKKVHAFLDGLFGDELHAKRVLSLSLATLGVVHAASLSVYAIGRALALARGTKGKHGVKQGDRLLSNTGIDVWHLFALWVPYVLGQRTEAVVSLDWTDFDADDQTTLVAALKTRHGRSTPLVWLTVQKSALKGLRNEVEDSVLLRLRELIAPEVKVTVLADRGFADQNLYALLEQLGFEYVIRFRQCITVTRRDGERRPAAEWVPASGRACRLPAARVTADEAPVGAVVLVKKKDMKEPWCLATSLSAASAAQVVALYSRRFRTEESFRDIKDLRFGMGLSAMSIAEPERRDRLLLVCALALSLLTLLGAAGERLGMERYLKANTVKKRSYSLFRQGCFYFYYQALPMMPEAQLRPLMELFGQLVREQPVFREVFGVI; encoded by the coding sequence GTGAGAGCCTCTCCCATCAACGAAAAGAAGGTGCACGCCTTCCTCGACGGACTCTTCGGGGACGAGCTGCATGCCAAGAGAGTCTTGTCGCTGTCGCTGGCGACGCTGGGCGTGGTCCATGCGGCCAGCCTGTCGGTGTACGCCATTGGCCGGGCGCTGGCGCTGGCTCGTGGCACCAAGGGCAAGCACGGGGTGAAGCAGGGCGACCGGCTGCTGTCCAACACGGGCATCGACGTCTGGCACCTCTTCGCCCTGTGGGTGCCCTATGTGCTGGGGCAGCGCACCGAGGCCGTGGTGTCGCTAGACTGGACGGACTTCGACGCCGACGACCAGACGACGTTGGTGGCCGCGCTCAAGACGCGACATGGCCGCTCGACGCCCCTGGTGTGGCTGACGGTGCAGAAGTCCGCACTCAAGGGGCTGCGCAATGAAGTGGAAGACTCCGTCCTCTTGCGCCTTCGCGAGCTCATCGCCCCCGAGGTGAAGGTGACGGTACTGGCCGACCGAGGCTTTGCTGACCAGAATCTCTACGCCCTGCTGGAGCAGTTGGGCTTCGAGTACGTCATCCGTTTCCGCCAGTGCATCACCGTCACCCGTCGGGACGGCGAGCGGCGCCCGGCCGCCGAGTGGGTGCCCGCCTCGGGCCGTGCCTGCCGACTGCCAGCCGCTCGCGTCACCGCCGACGAGGCCCCGGTGGGCGCGGTGGTGCTGGTGAAGAAGAAGGACATGAAGGAGCCCTGGTGTCTGGCCACCAGCCTGAGCGCGGCGAGCGCCGCTCAGGTGGTGGCGCTCTACAGTCGCCGCTTCCGCACGGAGGAGAGTTTCCGCGACATCAAGGACTTGCGTTTCGGTATGGGCCTGTCCGCCATGAGCATTGCCGAGCCGGAGCGGCGCGACCGGCTGCTGCTGGTGTGTGCGCTGGCGCTCTCGCTGCTGACGTTGCTGGGAGCGGCCGGGGAGCGGCTGGGCATGGAGCGCTACCTCAAAGCCAACACGGTCAAGAAACGCTCCTACTCCCTCTTCCGCCAAGGCTGCTTCTACTTCTACTATCAGGCCCTGCCCATGATGCCCGAGGCCCAGTTGCGACCGCTGATGGAACTCTTCGGCCAACTCGTTCGAGAGCAACCGGTTTTCCGCGAAGTCTTCGGTGTCATATGA
- a CDS encoding tetratricopeptide repeat protein has protein sequence MSVPVPPRPMCFVAMPFGTKTPPGLAGPAVHFDEVWQGLKAVLERQGLEAIRADEELMGGFIHRPMYERLVVSEYVIADLTFSNANVAYEVGVRHGASRGATVLICEQRSLAQLPFDFRALRVVPYDAGSDGHVTTEAMQQLEKTLTERIQQARRGELPPDNPLIQVTRIGPGSIAHDKTDVFLLRTPYVNAMTERIGAALTLKDKEKALAQLESVRAEILKAPQEVAQLHTVLLHLFIAYREKGEFQRLVDLYPHLPAELQRTPVAREQLALALNRLAEAAAKAKDFAGGQQLRAQALEVVRTISPEQQSSETFGILGRIYKGLADAEQQAGNTAEAQAAVKKAIQAYEDGFRKDPRDYYPGVNAVTLRIVRGRAEDEVALKRLLPVVRFSVDRAPAPNSQSKAEAYWQEATRLELACAERDWPSVEQHVEALLGLGAEPWMQSWMYETTSANLKKQRDARSGEPETVRQLEGILQKLMPKTS, from the coding sequence GTGTCCGTGCCCGTCCCGCCCCGTCCGATGTGCTTCGTGGCCATGCCGTTCGGCACCAAAACCCCTCCGGGGCTGGCTGGGCCCGCCGTGCACTTCGACGAGGTGTGGCAGGGGCTCAAGGCCGTTCTCGAACGGCAGGGACTCGAGGCCATCCGTGCCGATGAGGAGCTGATGGGTGGCTTCATCCACCGCCCCATGTACGAGCGGCTGGTCGTGTCCGAGTACGTCATTGCCGACCTCACCTTCAGCAACGCCAATGTGGCCTACGAGGTCGGCGTGCGCCATGGCGCGAGCCGCGGTGCCACCGTGCTCATCTGCGAGCAGCGTTCTCTCGCGCAGCTTCCCTTCGACTTCCGGGCGCTTCGCGTAGTGCCCTACGACGCGGGGAGCGACGGACACGTCACGACCGAGGCGATGCAACAGCTCGAAAAGACGCTGACGGAGCGCATCCAGCAGGCCCGACGCGGCGAGCTGCCCCCGGACAATCCGCTCATCCAGGTGACCCGCATCGGCCCGGGGAGCATCGCGCATGACAAGACGGACGTCTTCCTGCTGCGCACGCCCTACGTGAATGCGATGACGGAGCGGATTGGCGCGGCCCTGACCCTGAAGGACAAGGAGAAGGCGCTCGCCCAGCTGGAGTCCGTGCGCGCGGAGATCCTGAAAGCGCCTCAGGAGGTGGCCCAGCTCCACACGGTGCTGCTGCACCTCTTCATCGCCTATCGCGAGAAGGGCGAGTTCCAGCGGCTGGTGGACCTGTACCCGCATCTGCCCGCGGAGCTGCAGCGGACTCCCGTGGCGCGCGAGCAGCTCGCGCTCGCGCTCAACCGCCTGGCGGAGGCTGCCGCCAAGGCCAAGGACTTCGCGGGCGGCCAGCAGTTGCGGGCGCAGGCGCTCGAGGTGGTGCGCACCATTTCTCCGGAGCAGCAGAGCAGTGAGACCTTCGGCATCCTGGGCCGCATCTACAAGGGCCTCGCGGACGCCGAGCAACAGGCGGGGAACACGGCCGAGGCTCAGGCCGCGGTGAAGAAGGCCATCCAGGCCTACGAAGATGGATTCCGGAAGGACCCGCGCGACTACTACCCGGGCGTCAACGCGGTGACGTTGCGAATCGTCCGAGGCCGTGCCGAGGACGAGGTCGCGCTGAAGCGCCTGCTGCCCGTGGTCCGCTTCTCGGTGGACCGCGCCCCAGCGCCCAACTCGCAGAGCAAGGCCGAGGCGTACTGGCAGGAGGCGACCCGGCTGGAGCTGGCCTGCGCCGAGAGGGACTGGCCGTCCGTGGAGCAGCATGTCGAGGCGCTGCTGGGGCTCGGGGCCGAGCCATGGATGCAGTCCTGGATGTACGAAACGACGTCCGCGAATCTGAAGAAGCAGCGCGACGCCCGGTCCGGCGAGCCCGAGACGGTGAGACAGCTCGAAGGCATCCTCCAGAAGCTCATGCCGAAGACGTCCTGA
- a CDS encoding TIR domain-containing protein, which translates to MRRAALQELSRDRLSDITTVFDLHVEDRRVYEQHISAIVRSRSVEFADVLELLTRDELKAICLALDVDESGREKAPLIERILELGAIEDVSEPAEPQQPHPPVSPPKVDAAVPTVAPPAKDGKKVFIIHGRDRATLQELKRFLKGVGLQAWTFVDEFHESVSNTPIVEIVARGVSKTRAVIALLTPDEFACLVPERREPTESERNIRRWQPRPNVIYEAGMAMGLNRDGTILVTVGHVELPSDLDGILHIRLTNGIDSRRTLRRKLMQAGCEVEPNLEDWMEPSLGGDFSVTVATRPFPEDPFSPK; encoded by the coding sequence GTGCGGCGAGCAGCCCTTCAGGAGCTCAGCCGGGATCGGCTCTCCGACATCACGACCGTCTTCGACCTGCACGTTGAAGATCGCCGCGTCTACGAGCAGCACATCTCCGCAATTGTCCGCTCCAGGTCGGTGGAGTTCGCCGACGTTCTCGAGCTGCTCACACGTGACGAGCTGAAGGCCATCTGCCTGGCGCTCGACGTGGACGAAAGCGGTCGCGAAAAGGCGCCGCTCATCGAGCGCATCCTGGAGCTGGGCGCAATCGAGGACGTGAGCGAGCCCGCCGAGCCGCAACAACCCCATCCTCCGGTGTCGCCACCGAAGGTGGATGCCGCAGTGCCGACGGTGGCGCCCCCCGCGAAAGACGGGAAGAAGGTTTTCATCATCCACGGCCGGGACAGAGCCACCCTGCAGGAGCTGAAGCGCTTCCTGAAGGGCGTGGGACTCCAGGCCTGGACCTTCGTGGACGAGTTTCACGAATCCGTTTCCAACACGCCCATCGTGGAGATCGTCGCACGCGGGGTGTCGAAGACCCGGGCCGTCATCGCGCTTCTGACTCCGGACGAATTCGCATGCCTCGTCCCTGAACGGCGTGAGCCCACCGAGTCAGAGCGGAACATCCGCCGCTGGCAGCCGCGACCCAATGTCATCTACGAGGCGGGGATGGCCATGGGGCTGAACCGCGACGGCACCATCCTGGTCACCGTGGGGCATGTCGAGCTGCCCTCCGACCTTGACGGCATCCTCCACATCCGCCTCACCAATGGCATCGACTCGAGGCGCACGCTTCGCAGGAAGCTCATGCAGGCCGGGTGCGAGGTGGAGCCAAACCTCGAGGATTGGATGGAGCCCTCCCTGGGAGGAGACTTCAGCGTCACCGTGGCGACCCGCCCGTTCCCCGAGGACCCCTTCTCGCCCAAGTAG